From Pseudomonas sp. StFLB209, a single genomic window includes:
- a CDS encoding Fe2+/Zn2+ uptake regulation protein, with protein sequence MLNRQGITTRSILKQTAMAAQASAAPADHERGGNEQIRALLKAFGLRTSLVRLKVLDTLLAAGEEGQPMGVRGIHSHLLRLDVPLSFLSVREVLKRLCDEGVIVLASDKTYSLHPKALQWLNTEDDQPVQ encoded by the coding sequence ATGCTCAACCGCCAAGGAATCACCACCCGTTCCATCCTGAAGCAGACGGCCATGGCCGCCCAGGCCAGCGCCGCGCCGGCCGACCACGAACGGGGCGGCAACGAACAGATCAGAGCCTTGCTCAAAGCCTTCGGGCTGCGTACCAGCCTGGTTCGGCTCAAAGTACTCGACACCCTGCTGGCTGCTGGCGAAGAAGGTCAGCCCATGGGGGTTCGCGGCATTCACAGCCACTTGTTGCGCCTGGATGTGCCGCTGTCGTTTCTCAGCGTGCGCGAAGTGCTCAAGCGGCTGTGTGACGAAGGCGTGATTGTACTGGCCAGCGACAAGACCTACTCCTTGCATCCCAAGGCACTGCAATGGCTGAACACGGAAGATGACCAGCCAGTCCAGTGA
- a CDS encoding glycosyltransferase, with protein sequence MPSLRVACVIPTYNGRRDLERLLDSLLHQNAAFDTLIVDSSSTDGTGELAQARCANVLVIDSKDFNHGGTRQMMVERFPDYDVYVYLTQDAYLEQSDAIANILLPFADPKVAAVCGRQLPHKDANLLAQHARLFNYPPVSRIKTLADADSLGIKTPFMSNSFAAYRREALLAVGGFPRHVILSEDMYVAAKMLLDGWKVAYEGSAVCRHSHNYSLVEEFRRYFDIGVFQCREAWIYDSFGGIAGEGMRYVKSELAYIGPRRWWWWPMSIVRNALKLLAYKLSRQEKRLPTRWKKRLGMYKRYWDSPYA encoded by the coding sequence ATGCCGTCTTTGCGTGTGGCTTGTGTCATCCCGACTTATAACGGACGCCGGGACCTTGAGCGTCTGCTTGATTCGTTGCTTCACCAGAATGCCGCTTTCGATACCCTGATCGTCGACTCCAGTTCCACCGATGGCACCGGTGAGCTGGCCCAGGCGCGCTGCGCCAATGTGCTGGTCATCGACAGCAAGGACTTCAACCACGGTGGCACCCGACAGATGATGGTCGAGCGCTTCCCTGACTACGACGTCTATGTGTACCTGACCCAGGATGCCTACCTGGAACAGAGCGACGCGATTGCCAATATCCTCCTGCCGTTCGCCGACCCGAAAGTCGCTGCGGTCTGTGGTCGCCAGTTACCACACAAGGACGCCAACCTGCTGGCTCAGCATGCCCGGTTGTTCAACTACCCGCCGGTGTCGCGGATCAAGACCCTGGCCGATGCCGACAGCCTGGGCATCAAGACCCCGTTCATGTCCAACTCGTTCGCGGCCTACCGCCGCGAGGCGCTGCTGGCAGTGGGCGGTTTTCCCCGTCATGTGATTCTCTCGGAAGACATGTACGTGGCGGCGAAGATGCTGCTCGACGGCTGGAAAGTCGCCTACGAAGGCTCGGCCGTGTGCCGTCACTCGCATAACTACAGCCTGGTCGAAGAGTTTCGCCGTTACTTCGATATTGGCGTATTCCAATGCCGTGAGGCCTGGATCTACGACAGCTTTGGTGGCATCGCCGGGGAGGGCATGCGCTACGTGAAATCCGAGCTGGCCTACATCGGCCCGCGGCGCTGGTGGTGGTGGCCGATGTCGATTGTGCGCAATGCCCTGAAGCTGCTGGCCTACAAGCTCAGCCGTCAGGAAAAGCGCTTGCCGACTCGCTGGAAAAAGCGCTTGGGCATGTACAAGCGTTACTGGGATAGCCCCTATGCCTGA
- a CDS encoding monovalent cation:proton antiporter-2 (CPA2) family protein: MPHEGSLLQAAVVFLFAAVLAVPLAKRLQLGSVLGYLFAGVIIGPSVLGLIGNPESVSHISELGVVLLLFIIGLELSPKRLWVMRKAVFGVGMLQVLLCGVVIGGIALLAFDQPLNTAIVLGLGLALSSTAFGLQSLAERKELNSPHGRTAFAILLFQDIAAIPLIALVPVLAGANQDLAPGASLTHALEVVGSIAIVVIGGRYLLRPVFRIVARTKIQEVSTATALLVVIGTAWLMELVGVSMALGAFLAGLLLADSEYRHELEAQIEPFKGLLLGLFFISVGMGANLSLLLSAPVTVLGLTLLLIALKLPLLMFIGRMAAGLERQSAFQLGLVLAAGGEFAFVVFKLGSSNGLFEPRVYDILVLTITLSMAMTPLLFMAVARWIKPRPKAASPVPEEYSEIHSDNPRVVIAGMGRMGQIVARILRAQQIPFVALDMSVETIEFTRSFGNVPVFYGDPLRPEILRAARVQDAEFFVIATDDPDTNIKTAELVRKLYPHMKIIARARNRQHVHRLIDVGAHAVRETFHSSLEMGRQTLLGLGLSESQAQARIQRFKCHDEAVLAEQHKVYDDAAKVLQTAREARKELEQLFETDRLEEQAALKP, from the coding sequence ATGCCCCATGAAGGCAGCCTGCTGCAGGCCGCTGTCGTTTTCCTGTTCGCCGCCGTCCTCGCCGTTCCGCTGGCCAAGCGCCTGCAACTGGGCTCGGTGCTGGGTTACCTGTTCGCCGGTGTGATCATCGGCCCCTCGGTGCTGGGCCTGATAGGGAATCCAGAGAGTGTCAGCCACATCTCGGAACTTGGGGTGGTATTACTACTGTTCATCATTGGCCTGGAGCTGTCGCCCAAGCGCTTGTGGGTCATGCGCAAAGCGGTGTTCGGGGTCGGCATGCTGCAGGTGCTGCTGTGCGGCGTGGTGATTGGCGGCATCGCCCTGCTGGCGTTCGACCAGCCGTTGAACACCGCGATCGTGCTCGGCCTGGGCCTGGCACTGTCTTCAACGGCGTTCGGCTTGCAAAGCCTGGCCGAGCGTAAAGAACTCAACAGCCCGCACGGGCGCACTGCATTTGCCATTCTGTTGTTTCAGGACATCGCCGCCATCCCGCTGATTGCCCTGGTGCCAGTGCTGGCCGGTGCCAATCAGGACCTCGCCCCTGGCGCAAGCCTGACCCACGCCCTAGAAGTGGTCGGCAGCATCGCGATCGTGGTGATTGGCGGGCGTTACCTGCTGCGTCCGGTGTTTCGCATCGTGGCACGGACCAAGATCCAGGAAGTGTCCACCGCCACCGCCCTGTTGGTGGTGATCGGCACCGCCTGGCTGATGGAGCTGGTCGGTGTGTCGATGGCCCTGGGCGCGTTTCTGGCTGGCCTGCTGCTGGCTGATTCCGAATACCGCCATGAGCTTGAAGCACAGATCGAGCCGTTCAAGGGCCTGCTGCTGGGCCTGTTTTTCATCAGCGTCGGCATGGGTGCCAACCTGAGCCTGCTGCTCAGTGCTCCGGTTACTGTGCTGGGCCTGACCCTGCTGCTGATTGCCCTGAAACTGCCGCTGCTGATGTTCATCGGCCGCATGGCTGCCGGGCTGGAGCGCCAGAGTGCATTTCAGTTAGGGCTGGTATTGGCTGCCGGTGGCGAGTTTGCCTTCGTGGTGTTCAAGCTCGGCAGCAGCAACGGCCTGTTCGAGCCACGGGTCTACGACATTCTGGTGCTGACCATCACCTTGTCGATGGCCATGACCCCGTTGCTGTTCATGGCCGTGGCACGCTGGATCAAGCCGCGCCCCAAAGCCGCCTCCCCGGTGCCCGAGGAGTACAGTGAGATCCACAGCGACAACCCGCGGGTAGTGATTGCCGGCATGGGCCGCATGGGGCAGATCGTCGCGCGGATCCTGCGTGCCCAGCAGATTCCTTTCGTGGCCCTGGACATGTCGGTGGAAACCATCGAGTTCACTCGCAGCTTCGGCAATGTGCCGGTGTTTTACGGCGACCCGCTGCGCCCGGAAATCCTGCGCGCCGCCAGGGTCCAGGACGCCGAATTCTTTGTCATCGCCACCGACGACCCGGACACCAACATCAAGACCGCCGAACTGGTGCGCAAGCTCTACCCGCACATGAAGATCATCGCCCGGGCGCGCAACCGCCAGCACGTGCACCGGCTGATCGACGTCGGTGCCCATGCGGTGCGCGAAACCTTCCACTCCAGCCTGGAAATGGGCCGCCAGACCCTGCTTGGCCTGGGCCTCTCGGAAAGCCAGGCCCAGGCGCGCATCCAGCGCTTCAAGTGCCATGACGAAGCAGTGCTGGCCGAACAGCACAAGGTCTACGACGACGCTGCCAAGGTTCTGCAGACCGCCCGCGAGGCGCGCAAGGAACTTGAGCAACTGTTCGAAACCGACCGCCTGGAAGAGCAGGCTGCGCTCAAACCCTGA
- the mobA gene encoding molybdenum cofactor guanylyltransferase MobA produces the protein MPATAPLPPCSILLLAGGQGRRMGGRDKGLLEWRGQPLVATLHGLLRPLTDDLIISCNRNQARYAAYADRLVEDADRDFPGPLAGIRAALAIAKHDYLLVLPCDTPLLEAQLLNELLDCAVQHPGRPVMVREGEYWQPLLCVIPVQHAALLEAAWQQGERSPRRALQPLDPVALQCLAGDPRLANLNTPELLSQINPHAGH, from the coding sequence ATGCCTGCCACAGCGCCCTTGCCTCCTTGTTCGATCCTGTTGCTGGCCGGCGGCCAGGGCCGGCGCATGGGCGGGCGCGACAAGGGCCTGCTGGAGTGGCGCGGCCAGCCGCTGGTGGCCACCTTGCATGGGCTGCTGCGGCCACTGACCGACGACCTGATCATTTCCTGCAACCGCAATCAGGCCCGCTACGCCGCTTACGCCGACCGCCTGGTCGAGGATGCCGACCGTGATTTTCCGGGGCCGCTGGCGGGCATTCGCGCTGCCTTGGCGATTGCGAAGCATGATTACCTGCTGGTGCTGCCCTGCGATACCCCGCTGCTCGAGGCGCAATTGCTCAATGAGCTGCTCGACTGCGCCGTACAGCACCCCGGCCGGCCGGTGATGGTTCGTGAAGGCGAATACTGGCAGCCCTTGTTGTGCGTGATCCCAGTGCAACATGCCGCGCTGCTGGAAGCCGCCTGGCAACAGGGCGAGCGCAGCCCGCGACGTGCCCTGCAGCCTCTGGACCCGGTGGCGCTGCAATGTTTGGCGGGTGACCCGCGCCTGGCCAACCTCAATACCCCCGAGTTGTTGAGCCAGATCAATCCCCACGCCGGCCATTAG
- a CDS encoding FecR family protein produces MHQTTSSQVSDDAIIETAAQWFMRLQEDDCTDVERHQFTQWLAADPRHAREYQAMGGTWAACEGLKPAITAPASPVADNAAPPGSRPRRHRQVFLFAAASAMALLVGWHQGWIPSQYESQQADKNTRIVTLPDGSRVELNINTRLTYTGYRDRRIISLDKGEAFFEVARDALHPFIVQAGQGSIEATGTRFNVWLYQQQVQVMLVEGSVQVVSDRAHPEHSVQLRPGMQAGYQAGDTQPTISHSRTADTSLAWRYGKLVFNDLPLRLALPLINRYLSTPVMLADSATGDLRLGLNYNTREMSALVNALPQVLPVQIIPNAQGNPVLYRQPATPPRS; encoded by the coding sequence ATGCACCAGACAACGTCCAGTCAAGTCAGCGACGACGCGATCATCGAGACCGCTGCGCAGTGGTTCATGCGCCTGCAGGAAGACGATTGCACGGACGTCGAGCGCCATCAGTTCACCCAGTGGCTGGCCGCTGATCCACGCCATGCCCGCGAGTACCAGGCCATGGGCGGCACCTGGGCCGCCTGCGAAGGACTCAAGCCCGCAATCACAGCGCCAGCCTCGCCTGTAGCCGACAACGCCGCGCCCCCCGGCAGCCGACCAAGACGTCACCGGCAGGTCTTTTTGTTTGCCGCTGCCAGTGCCATGGCGTTACTGGTCGGCTGGCACCAAGGCTGGATACCAAGCCAGTACGAGAGTCAGCAAGCCGACAAAAACACGCGCATTGTCACACTGCCCGACGGCAGCCGGGTGGAACTCAATATCAATACCCGTCTGACCTATACCGGCTACCGGGACCGACGCATCATCAGCCTGGATAAAGGCGAAGCGTTCTTTGAAGTGGCGCGCGATGCCCTGCATCCCTTCATCGTGCAGGCCGGCCAGGGCAGCATCGAGGCCACCGGCACGCGCTTCAACGTATGGCTGTACCAGCAGCAGGTGCAGGTCATGCTGGTCGAGGGTTCGGTCCAGGTGGTCAGTGACCGCGCCCACCCCGAGCACAGCGTGCAGCTCAGGCCCGGTATGCAGGCGGGTTACCAGGCCGGTGATACGCAACCGACCATCAGCCACTCCCGCACGGCCGACACCAGCCTAGCCTGGCGTTACGGCAAGCTGGTGTTCAATGACCTGCCGCTGCGCCTGGCACTGCCGCTGATCAACCGCTACCTGAGCACACCGGTGATGCTCGCCGACAGTGCAACCGGCGATCTGCGCCTGGGCCTGAATTACAACACCCGAGAGATGTCGGCACTGGTCAATGCACTGCCACAGGTACTGCCGGTGCAGATCATCCCCAACGCCCAGGGCAACCCGGTGCTGTATCGCCAGCCCGCCACGCCTCCGCGCAGTTGA
- a CDS encoding molybdopterin molybdotransferase MoeA, with product MIALEQALTRLLDSAASTPILDHEQVTLADAKGRVLAEDIIASLDLPPWPNSAMDGYALRVADWNGEPLSVSQRIFAGQAPQPLQPGTCARIFTGAPVPAGADCVEMQENAELLDDGRVRFTQALSAQQNIRPQGQETRKGETVLQAGTRLSPVELGLAASLGVAQLRVVRRPRVAVLSTGDELVEPGLPLGPGQIYNSNRVLLCNWLQALECEVVDAGILVDDLQQTRAALARLSRVDLIVSTGGVSVGEADFLGQVLREEGELALWKLAIKPGKPLTFGHYQGTPVIGLPGNPASTLVTFALLARPYLLRRQGVAAVAPLQFQVPAGFAWSKAGKRREYLRGRLENGRAVPYANQSSGVLRSAAWAHGLIEVREDRTLAEGELVSFIPLSEVLG from the coding sequence ATGATCGCTCTGGAACAAGCCCTGACCCGGCTGCTCGACAGCGCCGCGAGCACTCCGATTCTCGATCATGAGCAGGTCACTCTGGCCGATGCCAAAGGCCGGGTGCTGGCCGAAGACATCATCGCCAGCCTTGACCTGCCGCCCTGGCCCAACAGCGCCATGGACGGCTATGCCTTGCGCGTCGCTGACTGGAATGGTGAGCCGCTGAGCGTCAGCCAGCGGATTTTCGCAGGCCAGGCGCCACAGCCACTGCAGCCAGGCACTTGCGCCCGGATCTTTACCGGTGCGCCAGTGCCGGCCGGTGCCGATTGCGTCGAGATGCAGGAAAACGCCGAGCTGCTGGACGATGGCCGGGTGCGGTTCACCCAAGCGCTGAGCGCGCAGCAGAACATTCGCCCGCAAGGCCAGGAAACCCGTAAGGGTGAGACGGTATTGCAGGCCGGCACCCGGCTCAGCCCGGTCGAGCTGGGCCTGGCGGCATCGCTGGGCGTGGCGCAATTGCGCGTGGTGCGGCGGCCACGGGTGGCCGTGCTGTCCACTGGCGACGAACTGGTCGAGCCCGGTTTGCCGCTCGGGCCGGGGCAGATCTACAACAGCAACCGGGTGCTGCTGTGCAACTGGCTGCAGGCATTGGAATGTGAGGTGGTGGACGCCGGCATTCTGGTCGATGACCTGCAGCAGACCCGCGCTGCCCTGGCGCGGTTGAGCCGGGTGGACCTGATCGTTTCCACCGGCGGCGTTTCGGTGGGCGAGGCGGATTTTCTCGGCCAGGTGCTGCGCGAAGAAGGTGAACTGGCGCTCTGGAAGCTGGCGATCAAACCCGGCAAGCCGCTGACCTTCGGCCATTACCAGGGCACCCCGGTGATTGGCCTGCCGGGTAATCCGGCTTCGACCCTGGTGACCTTTGCACTGCTGGCCCGGCCATACCTGTTGCGCCGTCAGGGCGTTGCGGCCGTCGCGCCGTTGCAGTTCCAGGTGCCGGCCGGTTTTGCCTGGAGCAAGGCCGGCAAGCGCCGCGAGTACCTGCGTGGCCGCCTGGAAAATGGCCGCGCCGTCCCTTACGCCAACCAGAGCTCCGGGGTGTTGCGCAGCGCGGCTTGGGCGCATGGTTTGATCGAGGTACGCGAAGACCGGACCCTGGCCGAGGGCGAACTGGTGAGCTTTATCCCGCTGAGCGAAGTGCTGGGCTGA
- a CDS encoding HlyD family secretion protein has product MNMTSKQTLALCGAALLLAAIGLYALAGQGDRQSTDDAFIAADYSVVAPKVSGFISEVLVDDNQQVKAGQLLARIDDRDLQTAVTAAEAEVQAATARRDEASALLQRQDSVIAKARAALLASQAALTFAGQERTRYEHLAGSGAGTVQNAQQARTRIETANAQHSSAVASLAAEHKQVDILLAQQHSAEAALLRATAALEQARLQLSYTHIVAPIDGTVGERALRVGNYVVPGSRLLSLVPLQQAYVVGNFQETQLTHVSIGQPVQVRVDTYPDQLLKGHVDSIAPATGVTFALIKPDNATGNFTKVVQRIPVKIVLEPGQPLARQLRVGMSVQASIDTEALHAAEQVTTR; this is encoded by the coding sequence ATGAACATGACCTCGAAACAGACCTTGGCGCTGTGCGGCGCGGCGCTGTTGCTCGCCGCGATCGGGCTGTACGCACTGGCCGGTCAGGGCGATCGGCAGAGCACCGATGACGCCTTCATTGCGGCCGATTACTCGGTGGTCGCGCCCAAGGTCTCGGGCTTTATCAGTGAGGTACTGGTGGACGATAACCAACAGGTCAAGGCCGGGCAGTTGTTGGCGCGAATCGATGACCGTGATCTGCAGACGGCCGTTACCGCTGCCGAGGCCGAGGTGCAGGCGGCCACCGCCCGGCGCGATGAGGCCAGCGCCCTGTTGCAGCGCCAGGACTCAGTGATCGCCAAGGCCCGCGCCGCGTTACTGGCCAGCCAGGCGGCGCTGACCTTTGCCGGCCAGGAACGTACCCGCTATGAGCATCTGGCCGGCAGCGGCGCCGGCACTGTGCAAAATGCCCAGCAGGCACGCACCCGGATCGAAACCGCCAATGCCCAGCACAGCAGTGCAGTGGCATCGCTGGCTGCCGAGCATAAACAGGTCGACATCCTCCTCGCCCAGCAACACAGCGCTGAAGCCGCCTTGCTGCGCGCGACTGCGGCGCTGGAGCAGGCGCGCCTGCAATTGTCATACACCCACATCGTCGCACCGATTGACGGCACGGTGGGCGAGCGGGCCTTGCGGGTCGGTAATTACGTGGTGCCGGGCAGCCGCCTGCTGTCGCTGGTGCCGTTGCAGCAGGCGTATGTTGTCGGCAACTTTCAGGAGACCCAGTTGACCCACGTGAGCATCGGCCAGCCGGTGCAGGTGCGTGTCGACACTTATCCGGACCAGCTACTCAAGGGCCATGTCGACAGCATCGCGCCGGCCACCGGGGTGACCTTTGCCCTGATTAAACCGGATAACGCCACCGGCAACTTCACCAAGGTCGTGCAGCGCATCCCGGTGAAAATCGTCCTTGAGCCGGGTCAGCCACTGGCTCGGCAACTGCGGGTCGGCATGTCGGTACAGGCCAGCATCGATACCGAGGCGTTGCACGCCGCTGAGCAGGTGACGACGCGATGA
- the moaB gene encoding molybdenum cofactor biosynthesis protein B, whose translation MSVKPDTPFVPLNIAVLTVSDTRTLETDSSGQMFVDRLSAAGHGLIARVLLKDDLYRIRAQVATWIADDDVQVVLITGGTGFTGRDSTPEAVACLLDKQVDGFGELFRQISVADIGTSTIQSRALAGLANGTLVCCLPGSTNAVRTGWDGILAQQLDSRFRPCNFVAHLKKAEPCGTRG comes from the coding sequence ATGAGCGTCAAACCTGATACTCCCTTCGTGCCCTTGAACATCGCCGTGCTGACGGTCAGCGACACCCGCACTCTGGAAACCGACAGCTCCGGGCAGATGTTCGTCGACCGCCTCAGTGCTGCCGGTCATGGCCTGATTGCCCGGGTATTGCTCAAGGATGATCTGTACCGGATCCGTGCCCAGGTCGCGACCTGGATTGCCGACGACGATGTGCAGGTGGTGCTGATTACCGGCGGCACCGGCTTCACCGGCCGTGACAGCACCCCCGAAGCGGTGGCCTGCCTGCTGGACAAGCAGGTCGACGGGTTTGGCGAGCTGTTCCGACAAATTTCAGTCGCGGATATCGGCACCTCGACCATTCAGTCGCGGGCCCTGGCCGGCCTGGCCAATGGCACGCTGGTGTGCTGCCTGCCGGGTTCGACCAACGCGGTGCGCACCGGCTGGGACGGCATTCTGGCCCAGCAACTCGATTCGCGTTTCAGGCCTTGCAATTTTGTCGCCCACCTGAAAAAAGCCGAACCTTGCGGCACGCGGGGCTGA
- a CDS encoding efflux transporter outer membrane subunit: MTGLRICALGVIACAVLSGCQVGKDFQRPESDSRIEWLPVSGEAAPSQPVAAPINARWWEVFNDPLLSSLIDRATQASLDLRIAATRLEQSRAAYRVSTGEQLPQLDGTLGYQRKRNSGKGLNDPSGQQGRAPFEQWDSGLSASWELDFWGRVRREIEAAGARVEMAESDQRAALLALQAEVARQYLALRGVQSSHEVTRQNLALARSSLELSRERLRNGVATELDVAEAAAQVAAVESRLPVLEQRQAQLINALGLLLAQAPRALQRELEQPVQMAAVPLQVPVGLPSELAERRPDIRRAAAHLHAATASTGVAQGDFYPRITLSGNVGLQALQLSDLGSWGARQFAFGPQLSLPIFNGGRLRGMLQLREAQEQEAALAYQQTVLRAWQEIDDGMSLYNASQLQQRKLQEAVQHNRMALAAAKRQYVEGVVDFLNVLSVQRALLSTQQQWVQSSTTQAQALVSLYAALGGGW, encoded by the coding sequence ATGACCGGGTTACGAATCTGCGCGTTGGGTGTGATCGCTTGTGCGGTTTTGAGTGGCTGCCAGGTGGGCAAGGATTTTCAGCGGCCAGAGAGCGACAGCCGCATCGAATGGTTGCCGGTCAGTGGTGAGGCGGCGCCCAGCCAGCCGGTTGCTGCGCCGATCAATGCGCGCTGGTGGGAGGTGTTCAACGACCCGCTGCTGTCGTCGCTGATCGACCGCGCAACGCAGGCGAGCCTTGATCTGCGTATTGCCGCCACGCGTCTGGAGCAAAGCCGGGCGGCGTATCGAGTGAGCACTGGTGAGCAGTTGCCGCAGCTCGATGGCACTCTCGGCTACCAGCGCAAGCGCAACAGTGGCAAGGGCTTGAACGATCCATCCGGCCAGCAGGGCAGGGCGCCGTTTGAGCAGTGGGACAGCGGCCTGAGCGCCAGTTGGGAGCTCGATTTCTGGGGCCGGGTACGCCGCGAAATCGAGGCTGCCGGCGCCCGGGTCGAGATGGCTGAGAGCGATCAGCGCGCGGCCTTGCTGGCCTTACAGGCCGAGGTGGCGCGCCAGTATCTGGCCCTGCGTGGCGTGCAGAGCAGCCATGAGGTGACCCGCCAGAATCTGGCGCTGGCGCGCAGCAGCCTTGAGCTGTCTCGCGAGCGGCTGCGCAACGGCGTCGCCACCGAGCTGGATGTGGCTGAAGCGGCGGCGCAAGTCGCGGCGGTGGAATCGCGCTTGCCGGTGCTGGAGCAGCGTCAGGCGCAGTTGATCAACGCCTTGGGCCTGCTGCTGGCGCAAGCCCCGCGGGCCTTGCAGCGCGAGCTGGAGCAGCCGGTACAAATGGCCGCCGTGCCGTTGCAGGTTCCGGTCGGCTTGCCATCGGAGCTGGCCGAACGGCGTCCGGACATCCGCCGCGCCGCCGCCCACCTGCATGCCGCGACGGCCAGCACGGGCGTGGCGCAAGGTGATTTCTACCCGCGCATCACCCTGTCAGGCAATGTCGGTCTGCAAGCGTTGCAGTTGTCCGACCTGGGCAGTTGGGGGGCGCGGCAATTCGCGTTCGGGCCGCAGCTCAGCCTGCCGATCTTCAATGGCGGGCGCTTGCGCGGCATGTTGCAACTGCGTGAGGCCCAAGAACAGGAGGCGGCGCTGGCCTACCAGCAGACCGTGCTGCGAGCCTGGCAGGAAATCGACGATGGCATGAGCCTGTACAACGCCAGCCAGTTGCAGCAGCGCAAGCTCCAGGAGGCGGTGCAACATAACCGGATGGCTCTGGCCGCCGCCAAACGCCAGTACGTCGAGGGTGTGGTGGACTTTCTCAATGTGCTGTCGGTGCAGCGGGCGTTGCTCAGTACCCAGCAGCAGTGGGTCCAGAGCTCCACCACCCAGGCCCAGGCCTTGGTCAGCCTGTATGCAGCGCTGGGCGGTGGCTGGTGA
- a CDS encoding MFS transporter: MTSLASPAAAAPVQPAAPAFGLERIIGLLGVLLAVLVAGINDGVTRIAMADIRGAMFIGADQASWLIACYSASSVAAMAFAPWFAVTLSLRRFTLGAIAVFVLLALLCPLAPNYPSLLLLRVLQGLAAGCLPPMLMTVALRFLPPSIKIFGLAGYALTATFGPGLGTPLAALWTEYFSWQWTFWQVIPPCLVAMIAIAHGIVQDAPRLERFRTFNWRGLLLGLPAIVMTVAGLLEGNRLDWFESSLICFLLLGGLLLLVAFLVSEWFVEVPFFKLQLLAGRNLSHALLTLGGVLVVLTAVASIPSAYLAQVHGYRPLQTAPLMLLVAVPQLLVLPLLALLCNIRRVDCRWILTLGLLLLAVHCALATQMTSAWIRDNFYLLQVLQVFGQPMAVLPLLIQSTSGIAPPDGPFASAWFNTVRGLATVVATAVVEALTTARQHFHSNTLVDRLGNSPWLSDGAEPAALSHRLHEQVVVLTSADLYYCMGWLAVALIVLIPIMPTRVYPPRALS, translated from the coding sequence ATGACCTCCCTCGCTTCTCCTGCTGCGGCTGCGCCCGTTCAGCCAGCCGCTCCGGCATTCGGCCTTGAGCGGATCATCGGCCTGTTGGGCGTATTGCTCGCTGTGCTGGTTGCCGGTATCAACGATGGGGTGACCCGCATTGCCATGGCCGATATTCGCGGCGCGATGTTCATTGGCGCCGATCAAGCCAGTTGGTTGATCGCCTGCTACTCGGCCAGCTCCGTCGCGGCCATGGCCTTCGCACCCTGGTTTGCGGTCACCCTGTCGTTACGGCGCTTTACGCTCGGCGCGATTGCCGTCTTTGTCCTGCTGGCGCTGCTCTGCCCACTGGCACCCAATTACCCGAGCCTGCTGCTGTTGCGGGTACTGCAAGGGCTGGCGGCCGGTTGTCTGCCGCCGATGCTGATGACCGTCGCGCTGCGCTTTCTGCCGCCCTCGATCAAGATCTTTGGCCTGGCTGGCTATGCCTTGACCGCCACTTTCGGGCCGGGGCTGGGCACGCCACTGGCGGCGTTGTGGACCGAGTATTTCAGTTGGCAGTGGACCTTCTGGCAGGTGATCCCGCCGTGTCTGGTGGCGATGATCGCCATCGCCCATGGCATCGTCCAGGATGCCCCGCGCCTGGAGCGTTTCCGCACTTTTAACTGGCGCGGCCTGTTGCTGGGGCTGCCGGCGATTGTCATGACGGTCGCAGGCTTGCTGGAAGGCAACCGGCTGGACTGGTTTGAATCGTCGCTGATCTGCTTTTTGCTGCTTGGCGGGCTGCTGTTACTGGTGGCGTTTCTGGTCAGCGAATGGTTCGTCGAGGTGCCGTTCTTCAAGCTGCAACTGCTGGCCGGGCGCAATTTGTCCCACGCCTTGCTGACCCTTGGCGGGGTGCTGGTGGTGCTCACTGCCGTGGCCTCGATTCCTTCGGCCTACCTGGCCCAGGTGCATGGCTATCGGCCGTTGCAGACCGCGCCGCTGATGCTGTTGGTGGCCGTGCCGCAGTTGCTGGTGCTACCGCTGCTTGCGCTGCTGTGCAACATCCGTCGGGTCGACTGCCGCTGGATCCTGACCCTCGGTTTGCTGCTGCTGGCGGTGCATTGCGCGCTGGCCACGCAGATGACCTCGGCCTGGATTCGTGACAACTTTTACCTGCTGCAGGTGTTGCAGGTGTTCGGCCAGCCCATGGCGGTGCTGCCGTTGCTGATTCAGTCCACCAGCGGCATCGCCCCGCCGGACGGCCCCTTCGCTTCGGCCTGGTTCAATACCGTGCGCGGCCTGGCCACGGTGGTTGCCACGGCGGTCGTGGAGGCCCTGACCACGGCCCGTCAGCATTTTCACTCCAACACCCTGGTCGACCGGTTAGGCAATTCACCCTGGCTGAGCGACGGCGCCGAACCGGCCGCCTTGAGCCATCGCCTGCATGAGCAGGTCGTGGTGCTGACCAGTGCCGATCTTTATTACTGCATGGGCTGGCTCGCTGTGGCCCTGATTGTGTTGATTCCGATCATGCCGACGCGGGTTTATCCGCCGCGGGCATTGTCCTGA